The DNA segment TCGTGAttgctatatatttttttttttctccttcgcAGCAAGCTGTACTAATCTCAACTTGCTTGTTTCTGAAACATTTGTCATCTAGCATCAGTTGTTGGAATTCaattacatatacaatcaaaCCTCTTTATAATTACTATTCGGTTTaataacatttcactataacggtcTGATTTTCTCTGAaactgattttttatgttatattttatttctctataacagcattctGCCTATAACAGTAATGACATTCATTATAACGGTACACAGTAATGACATTCATTATAatggtacactctttgtaaaattacctctctataacagccacactcaaatattgtgtaataatattttgtaagaaatatattatctataaaataaaatattaaaatatttatgataatcatcattaatatcatgcacatagtaaatttcaagtacgaATATCTAACAACCTTCAATTATACTATTAAGTTCTTAGACAGCCTTCAagggaaagctattgaattcccttttgctgaaagtttgAACAAAAATCTTCGTCAGTTCAAACGTTATATTATTACTGAGAGACtggaatttatgaaataatctACAACTTTAGAATTCTTAGATCaaacttgaaaatttaaaatttcaattaattttaaatgcatatgttccttagattttaattctttatctaTAAGGTataactagttatggatttcttagtaatttattagtctttttaatttttaattaatgatatatgaaaatcaattgggattttaaaattaaccaCAACAAATGAGATCTTATGTTATACTCTAGGTTCACTTCAAATGTCACCTcgttctttttctattttctttgaaTTTAGCAACTTTGTAACTTGTTTTGTTTTATGACAGTTTAAGAAAAATAACTAGGtcatttgaaatttgaaaacatggataaactaaattaaaaaatcaaagttATAAAGAACCAAATACTGATCTCTtagtataaaaagaaaaaatactttATAAATTCTCgaagtaacttttttttttttggcattgcAACGGAAGGGCAAGCATGGTAATAACATGAAATTGAAGAGAATACTACCAGATTGCATTTGGATCATCAGATTCAtaagggcaaaggtgcaaacaTATGCCTCAATTTTGTGATTTATAGTAGATATATCCCCCGTTAAAAAagaggtgcaaatatacccccgtCCTTACACAAATAGTGCAATTTTTTGCTaacgagatttttttttattttttaaaatcatctagcttattttttaattaaaaaaaatgccatgtggcttttaaaaaaaaagtctacccatttttttttttttgagtagacatattttactaacatggtaaaaaaaaattctgatgggtcgggtctggttcgtttaaaaaaaatatctttgtgactttaaaaagaaataagtctacccatttttttaaacgaaccagacccgacccaccagaaaaaaattatcatgtgtctttagaaaaatatgtctactaaaaaaatgagtaaatttttttttaaagccacgtgatatttttttaattaaaaaacaaattaaatgattttttttaaaaaaaatccgtcagcaaaaggatatatttgcaccattttgtaacagcaggggtatatttacgCCACTTTTATAACGGGGGGTATATCCATTTCCAAATCACAAAGTTAAGgaatatatttgcaccttttcccgATTCATAATAAgtaaatgggaaaaaaaaaaaaacagatcaTCATTTGGCATGATAAATTAATCAAGCTCGTCTAAAAGTAAATGGATTTTATGGATTTTTTACTCCAATAAAGCTAAAATATAGTGACTAATCTAATTTCATGTTCCCTGCTTGTCTCAAATATTACGAAGTAGAGTACGACAACTTGAAAACAGAGAATATGCAATTTTATTCGTGAAACATCTTATAACcctttttttaatccaaaagCACCCAGTACAATGTGTAATGTAAGTAAATAATACCTCCATATTGTATTTTGACTATCTTTTCCaaccaaatttttgtaaataaaagtATTAAACTCTATTTTGATTCACACATACCTACCCAACCTTTGTGTTAAACTTTTAAGTTATAGCTAAGAGATAGCTTTATTGAGAGTTATTTGcacttaattttaaaaaaataaaataaataaataaatatatatatatatatatatatatatatatatatatatatatatatatatatatatatatatatatatcactcaTTACTTGCATTCAACGGTGATagtcatattttcatatatcttCTTTAGAAAACATATTATTGAACAGAATAAGAACATGGAAAAGGCTTGTTATCTTTCCCCTCCTCCGGCTCTTCACAATCATACATAAGAACCATTGGCAGCAGCAAGGCAACGGTAGATCCTTAGATACCTCAGCAAAAGTTAAAACATAGAATGTCCAAAATGCCCTCATATTGAAATTTATTGATAAAAAACAAACTTGTCAAGTATTTACCCAACTTTCTATatggtgtatatgtatatgtaaatgtgcAAAACTTATAGAGATGGACGGAACAATAATTGATACTCAAATTTAAAACGTGGCAAGAAATTGAATATATGAGGGTCACTCTATAAATAGAAGGCTTCATTAGTAGAGGAGTCACAACTCATCACTAGCAAGCAAAACAGTAGCTTAAACATGACGAAGTGTCTATTCCTCTTATCTCTTTGTTTGCTTCCCATTGTTGCCTTTTCATCAACTTTCACTTCCGAAAATCCCATTGAATTACCCGCTGCTACATCTGAGAATCAACTTCCACGCCCTAAGGTACTGGACACGAACGGTGAAGCACTTCAACCTGGTGCAAGTTACCGTATCGTTTCCACTTTTAGGGGTGCAGCAGGTGGTGATGTGTACCTAGGCTCCTCCCCTAATTCACAAGCCCCTTGTGCAGACGGCGTGTTCCGTTACAACTCCGATGTTGGCCCTAGGGGTACACCTGTTAAATTCATTACATCTGGTCATGTTGGGCCAGGtatctttgaaaaccaactCATTAGCATCCAATTCAACACTAAAACTTCCAACCTGTGTGCTAAATATACAGTTTGGAAAGTCGGGGACAAGGATCCATCTGTAGGGGCGAGATTGTTAGAGACTGGTGGAACCATAGGACAACATGATAGCAGTCGGTTCACGATTGAGAAAGCGAAAGCACCACTTATTGGTTACAAATTGTTGTATTGCCCTTCTCCCTGTCCACATTGCCCTCCTGGTTCCTCTACTTGTCCATGTCCCGCTATTTACATTCCTTGTGAAGAAGTGGGTCAGGTTAACCAAAATGGAAAGAGGCGTTTGGCTCTTGTGAATGGCCCAGGTCTTACTTGGATGTTCCAAAAAGTCTAAGGCTAGATCTCTAATAAGTGAACCGGCAGCTACTATGTTTTACTAGCATATTAGCTTTCTAAATAAACCCCTGCTAAGCATATACTATTTTAGCATGGATTTCTTAATAAATTGCCTTTCCTTCTTGTTGATTTGGAGCACTTTGTTTATGTATTGTTATAGTGTTTTCTGTCATTCTTATTGAAACAGAGTAATTAATAACGATATAGTATCACATAAATATTAGGTGTATGTGAAAAATGTcacatgaaaaaaagaaaaaaaaaaggctactTACCATGTTGGATgctcttagtaggcgtttggccatgaagaccaaatatttttcacttatttggaattttgaagatggaattgaagttggagttgaagatggagttatATTTggcagtgttttaaaaggcactTTCAGGACTCGCCTCGGGGTTCGTCTCGGGGCGGGGCACTGGCAAAATGCCGCGGGGCTCACGTGCAGGGTTTAGTTCCTGTGAAGCTTATGCCTAGCGCCCGAATTGCCACCCTAAACACGCCAACGCCGGGTGTCGCCGTCATCGcttcttacacaaattatacgTTAAATTCCTTAGTTAAAATCATTGACCCTtataattctttaacaaatgaatgatacttaatagtttttcatctatagaaataagaagatcGGGTTTAACTCAATTAACAAGCcgtagtattgcatatttactatttgagaacatCGTGAGGGTGAATATCATTTTATATTTCTCTTAAAATACATAACTGAATTGTATATTTTCACTTGTCATTTGTCTTTTGTCGTATGtaccaaaattatcatattttattatttcgctatttgaaagtaattttatttttattcatgaaagAGTTACGTATTAATTATAATActgataaagtttattgattatttgcttatagggagataaaatgaatagtatgatagtaatattgttttgagaaattgtgatttttcattgtttaaaagttaaaatgttAGAGTTGATTGACATTTTataatagcttttatttcattgtattatttatactcataaaattatgttatataatTAATTGTAACAGAAGGCGTATAATTGATTGTTTTAAGGGTTTTGCTAACCTACTACAGGAAGGTAATAGGTTAGCATTGTACCCATCTTTTGATTTCCTTAAATGCCCtcacaatttttttccaactcattAAAAATCAGGGACATTATTGTCATTATATTAAAAAAgcaattcattccttctacccTTATCTCATAGCTTGAGTATCAACTACTTCTAATGCCCCAACCGATGCCATGGCCGTTTGGATGCTTCCATTTTTAgcttaaatttattttcatttggtGATTAGATTACGGTGTAAATGCTtttaagtttgatttttttttttccagttagGTTTGAGTGTGGTGGATGAATGGATAAGAAGAGTTTCGGAATTCTTCTGTTCAATTCGAGATGAAAAGATGCAAATGTACGAAATTCTCATAAATGAAATTTAAGCTTTTTTCACTTGCACTTTTTTAACTAgtagcaaaaacaaaaatttccGAACACAATTTAGTCTTTGAATCTAATCGAAATGGGTCTTCTGTTATAATcaattacaaatcacaatttgACTAGAATAACTCTGAATTCAATTAGTTGATTCGGTTCGATGTGAATTCTATTTGATTTTACATGAACGAGAAAGAAGGGCGAGGAGAGGATAATGAGAATGATATGGAGGAAAATTGAGAATAATGATAGAACAAGACCCATTTCCCTCTGCCTGAATTTTGATTAGAAATTAAATGTTGGGTTTTAATATTGACAATAAAgcttaagaatccaaatcacTCACAATAAATATAAACGATAGCAGATTTAATTTATGGGGACCAtcaaaattaagaagaagaGATGGATAGAAAtcaaacccaaaaaaacaaATCAGATGCCTCAAGCTTCGCAGAGAACCAAATGTAAGAGAAAGGGGGAAACAGGAATTGaatttagattttggtggaatGACACATATATCCCTCTCATTTATGCATTGGTAATATGTTGTTAGGGGCATTTAAGAAAATCAAAAGATGGGTACTACCTTCATGttagcaaaacatatatctatctatattattataaaagcatgaatataaatgttgttaGTTGgccaaaaatttaaatattcgaACCACTTTTTTACCCTTACTATTACTACTAacattattaattaataatcctATTCCTATTAAACTTCCTAACAGCCGAATTTTGTACCGTTACTAACTAATACTAATCCTTCTTACTAACTATTACAACTAATTATTAAtccttttttgttgttgttgaaaactAATTACTAATCTTTTCTATTGAAATACCTAGCAGTCGACTTTTTTATATTCTCACTAACTATTcctaataattctttttttggctgaaaattaATTAGTAATTCTTAACAgccgaacaaaaaaaaaaactacctaACAGAATGGCTATTACTACAACGTAACGATTTGatctcctttcctttttctatTTGAATTGTACTCCCAATTTAATTTGATATGTGAGCTAAATACttctataaaaaaattaaaaaaatcattgcttcaaattctccaaaatatcctttataaatattaaaaacatgaatataaatgttgattgaccaaaatatcctttaaatattaaacgatttttattcacttttttgaCATTAGTCTTGATAAAAGTTTGTAGGTTATATTggtaaaaagaatataaaatagagTTCTAACAAATTACTACTTCCAAAGGAAATAGACTTCTTACTGGAAGGTTGGCCGTCATCACTTACGTCTCCTGGAGAGTGTTTCCTTTAGTTTATTAGGTTTTctctaatttattattttttttttaacaaaacaaaTGCTAATCtgataattgaaaaataaaataatcaaaggaAATACACTAAAGTAGaatattcaaataaaataatcaaaggaAATACACTAAAGTAGAATAAGGTAATATTTTGTAACCCTTAATAAGCAATAAAACTGATTAGAAATTCAAACTATTATAGAAGTGTTCCTTGATAAACAATATTTCATGCAATTGTTCGCGTTTAAccgtaacgacccatttggctGTTTAAAGACTTTTATACTTAATATCCCTAAAGCACCCTTGTGGTCTAATTTTTGGTGTCTATAGTTTGCGATAaccggtgattcggttatttaattgacaaataatgttataccccgtatttttaaacgtcgagttattcgcgaaagaaccaacgtgagatagaaacttcggatttttaatttctaaactagaactaattggttacaaattttacttagtataaaaatgttattggagattaggaattacttaattgtggtgttaagtaaaaattggtgacaataatAAACCAAGACCCAAAAGAATTTTATTGAAGAATGCGGGCATGCCATGCACGGCCATGGCTTTAAAATtcattttcaacaaaaaaaaaaaataatatcctaTAGACTAAGTGCGTTCATGCAAGTCACTATAATATAAGTGGATGATTAAtgtgaatgaaaaaaaaataataatatcctATAGACTAAGTGCGTTCATGCAAGTCACTATAATATAAGTGGATGATTAATGTGAATGGAAGGGGGGCCCCACGTGTCATTTTTAGACCAAGACATGGCCAGCAACATTTGATTTTCGTCTAATTCATTTTGGGGGTTAGCCGAGAATGTCAAGAAACATTTTACTTTAGGAAAATtcctttggagcaaggaaacGTTGGCAGCAACTATTCTCCATAGGAGCAGCAACTATTTTCCATATGGTAGCATTCTTTTGTAAGGTAATAAATACTAAGGGTCAGATCTATCGGCTATGGAAATTTTCAGCGGAGAGTGAGCTTGGAGAAGGGAGAATTAAAGTGTTGAGATGCTTTGAACATTCAAAGGATTAGCAATATTAGGGAGCCAAACTTGTCAAGGTatgatttgatatttttttacacGTTTTGAAGGATTCTAAGTTTGTATAGTTTAATAAatgtatgttgaaaatgaaagattatgtatgttgatattCGAATtcatgttgagccgtgtagtaGGATTTTGTGGAGTAAggatggtgaattaattttaaattgtaTTACGGTTGTCGTTATCATAGATTATATAGTagaagaatgaaagaattagaTAGTTAAATTTAATTATCCCTAACATGTTATAGAAATGGTTAGTCTTTGTATGAATTAGCGGGTGTGGAATTAATTGCTTGAACaggtgtatgggctgttttaagCTAGAAAGGATGGgttaattttaattgatattttggttgttgttgtcatggactatgtgatgagaatgaaggaattaaatggttaaagttgaagttgtaattgtttgtggacTATTTGGAATATTGTACGGGCTgttcggagtgttctcgagtcttgtctTGAATAGCCTCAATATAGtaattgaacacataattattgatgttggattggttgtatgtagttggtttagatacaagagaaaacgtcgcctaaacatctagaaaggagttactaacgttagaatacgtttgaatctccccgtagcttaaccatagttgttggcgtcttaatataggttgaagtattattgggtagcgtacacatattgtgtgacgaataagcactaaagaccttgtccggtcggaagcacttcagaaggaaaaagctt comes from the Lycium ferocissimum isolate CSIRO_LF1 unplaced genomic scaffold, AGI_CSIRO_Lferr_CH_V1 ctg9315, whole genome shotgun sequence genome and includes:
- the LOC132046080 gene encoding serine protease inhibitor 1-like, whose translation is MTKCLFLLSLCLLPIVAFSSTFTSENPIELPAATSENQLPRPKVLDTNGEALQPGASYRIVSTFRGAAGGDVYLGSSPNSQAPCADGVFRYNSDVGPRGTPVKFITSGHVGPGIFENQLISIQFNTKTSNLCAKYTVWKVGDKDPSVGARLLETGGTIGQHDSSRFTIEKAKAPLIGYKLLYCPSPCPHCPPGSSTCPCPAIYIPCEEVGQVNQNGKRRLALVNGPGLTWMFQKV